In a genomic window of Pieris brassicae chromosome 7, ilPieBrab1.1, whole genome shotgun sequence:
- the LOC123712176 gene encoding leucine--tRNA ligase, cytoplasmic-like isoform X1 encodes MEAAHSFRIYLKNHCAVRKPKKGEAPKPERKPNKAVIWVAKEYPKWQHMILSTLKELNGPSGLPDNKVLSTKLSAINDLKKYMKRVMPFVQATRDNLQKIGPEALSVALPFDEAQLLEDNKQYLLNTLDLDAIEVKHTYSPDTPEKTIEDCAPGSPHVNFIAVPGLTVTFTNPTPMSGLFTISVTLVDGDTVEKIKAKIAKEIKAIKDINALKLWRYLDPALGPRKIPVAGDHVTKCAELVNGDGIRVHVEASRIELVQNGTNIDVGLQFVYTYDK; translated from the exons ATGGAGGCCGCCCATTCTTTCCGTATCTACCTCAAGAATCACTGCGCAGTCCGAAagcctaaaaaaggcgaagcGCCCAAACCGGAGCGGAAGCCGAATAAGGCGGTGATATGGGTCGCTAAGGAGTACCCGAAGTGGCAACATATGATTTTGAGTACTCTCAAGGAGTTAAATGGG CCTTCAGGTCTCCCCGATAACAAAGTATTATCAACAAAACTTTCTGCTATAAacgatcttaaaaaatatatgaaaagagtGATGCCATTCGTTCAAGCCACAAGAGATAATCTACAAAAGATTGGTCCCGAAGCACTCTCTGTTGCCTTGCCCTTTGATGAGGCCCAACTGCTTGaagataacaaacaatatctgCTGAATACTTTGGAT CTTGACGCAATCGAAGtcaaacatacatacagtcCTGATACTCCAGAAAAAACGATAGAAGACTGTGCGCCTGGTAGTCCACATGTCAACTTTATTGCGGTACCTGGACTTACAGTGACCTTCACCAACCCCACACCGATGAGTGGATTGTTTACCATTTCTGTGACCCTGGTAGATGGGGATACGGTTGAGAAGATTAAAGCCAAGATCGCTAAAGAGATTAAGGCTATTAaag aCATAAATGCTCTAAAGCTGTGGCGATATCTTGACCCGGCGTTAGGTCCTCGCAAGATTCCAGTAGCAGGCGATCACGTGACAAAATGCGCGGAACTCGTCAATGGCGATGGTATACGCGTACACGTGGAAGCGTCGCGTATAGAACTCGTTCAGAACGGAACGAATATTGACGTCGGCTTACAGTTTGTGTATACTTatgataagtga
- the LOC123712176 gene encoding leucine--tRNA ligase, cytoplasmic-like isoform X2: MEAAHSFRIYLKNHCAVRKPKKGEAPKPERKPNKAVIWVAKEYPKWQHMILSTLKELNGPSGLPDNKVLSTKLSAINDLKKYMKRVMPFVQATRDNLQKIGPEALSVALPFDEAQLLEDNKQYLLNTLDLDAIEVKHTDSPDTPEKTIEDCAPGLTVTFTNPTPMSGLFTISVTLVDGDTVEKIKAKIAKEIKAIKDINALKLWRYLDPSLGPRKIPVAGDHVTKCAELVNGDGIRVHVEASRIELVQNGTNIDVGLQFVYTYDK, from the exons ATGGAGGCCGCCCATTCTTTCCGTATCTACCTCAAGAATCACTGCGCAGTCCGAAagcctaaaaaaggcgaagcGCCCAAACCGGAGCGGAAGCCGAATAAGGCGGTGATATGGGTCGCTAAGGAGTACCCGAAGTGGCAACATATGATTTTGAGTACTCTCAAGGAGTTAAATGGG CCTTCAGGTCTCCCCGATAACAAAGTATTATCAACAAAACTTTCTGCTATAAacgatcttaaaaaatatatgaaaagagtGATGCCATTCGTTCAAGCCACAAGAGATAATCTACAAAAGATTGGTCCCGAAGCACTCTCTGTTGCCTTGCCCTTTGATGAGGCCCAACTGCTTGaagataacaaacaatatctgCTGAATACTTTGGAT CTTGACGCAATCGAAGTCAAACATACAGACAGTCCTGATACTCCAGAAAAAACGATAGAAGACTGTGCGCCTGGACTTACAGTGACCTTCACCAACCCCACACCGATGAGTGGATTGTTTACCATTTCTGTGACCCTGGTAGATGGGGATACGGTTGAGAAGATTAAAGCCAAGATCGCTAAAGAGATTAAGGCTATTAaag aCATAAATGCTCTAAAGCTGTGGCGATATCTTGATCCGTCGTTAGGTCCTCGCAAGATTCCAGTAGCAGGCGATCACGTGACAAAATGCGCGGAACTCGTCAATGGCGATGGTATACGCGTACACGTGGAAGCGTCGCGTATAGAACTCGTTCAGAACGGAACGAATATTGACGTCGGCTTACAGTTTGTGTATACTTatgataagtga
- the LOC123712205 gene encoding leucine--tRNA ligase, cytoplasmic-like, translated as MKASNYLMEAAHSFRIYLKNHCAVRKPKKGEAPKPERKPNKAVIWVAKEYPKWQHIILSTLKELNGPSGLPDNKVLSTKLSAINDLKKYMKRVMPFVQATRDNLQKIGPEALSVALPFDEAQLLEDNKQYLLNTLDVSICRLNIYRFV; from the exons ATGAAAGCCAGTAACTATTTAATGGAGGCCGCCCATTCTTTCCGTATCTACCTCAAGAATCACTGCGCAGTCCGAAagcctaaaaaaggcgaagcGCCCAAACCGGAGCGGAAGCCGAATAAGGCGGTGATATGGGTCGCTAAGGAGTACCCGAAGTGGCAACATATCATTTTGAGTACTCTCAAGGAGTTAAATGGG CCTTCAGGTCTCCCCGATAACAAAGTATTATCAACAAAACTTTCTGCTATAAacgatcttaaaaaatatatgaaaagagtGATGCCATTCGTTCAAGCCACAAGAGATAATCTACAAAAGATTGGTCCCGAAGCACTCTCTGTTGCCTTGCCCTTTGATGAGGCCCAACTGCTTGaagataacaaacaatatctgCTGAATACTTTGGATGTAAGTATTTGTAGGCTTAATATTTACCGCTTcgtataa
- the LOC123712184 gene encoding leucine--tRNA ligase, cytoplasmic-like: protein MKRVMPFVQATRDNLQKIGPEALSVALPFDEAQLLEDNKQYLLNTLDLDAIEVKHTNSPDTPEKTIEDCAPGSPHVNFIAEPGLTVTFTNPTPMSGLFTISVTLVDGDTVEKIKAKIAKEIKAIKDINALKLWQYLDPALGPRKIPVAGDHVTKCAELVNGDGIRVHVEASRIELVQNGTNIDVGLQFVYTYDK from the exons atgaaaagagtGATGCCATTCGTTCAAGCCACAAGAGATAATCTACAAAAGATTGGTCCCGAAGCACTCTCTGTTGCCTTGCCCTTTGATGAGGCCCAACTGCTTGaagataacaaacaatatctgCTGAATACTTTGGAT CTTGACGCAATCGAAGTCAAACATACAAACAGTCCTGATACTCCAGAAAAAACGATAGAAGACTGTGCGCCTGGTAGTCCACATGTCAACTTTATTGCGGAACCTGGACTTACAGTGACCTTTACCAACCCCACACCGATGAGTGGATTGTTTACCATTTCTGTGACCCTGGTAGATGGGGATACGGTTGAGAAGATTAAAGCCAAGATCGCTAAAGAGATTAAGGCTATTAaag aCATAAATGCTCTAAAGCTGTGGCAATATCTTGATCCGGCGTTAGGTCCTCGCAAGATTCCAGTAGCAGGCGATCACGTGACAAAATGCGCGGAACTCGTCAATGGCGATGGTATACGCGTACACGTGGAAGCGTCGCGTATAGAACTCGTTCAGAACGGAACGAATATTGACGTCGGCTTACAGTTTGTGTATACTTatgataagtga
- the LOC123712177 gene encoding leucine--tRNA ligase, cytoplasmic-like produces MKASNYLMEAAHSFRIYLKNHCAVRKPKKGEAPKPERKPNKAVIWVAKEYPKWQHMILSTLKELNGPSGLPDNKVLSTKLSAINDLKKYMKRVMPFVQATRDNLQKIGPEALSVALPFDEAQLLEDNKQYLLNTLDLDAIEVKHTDSPDTPEKTIEDCAPGLTVTFTNPTPMSGLFTISVTLVDGDTVEKIKAKIAKEIKAIKDINALKLWRYLDPSLGPRKIPVAGDHVTKCAELVNGDGIRVHVEASRIELVQNGTNIDVGLQFVYTYDK; encoded by the exons CTACCTCAAGAATCACTGCGCAGTCCGAAagcctaaaaaaggcgaagcGCCCAAACCGGAGCGGAAGCCGAATAAGGCGGTGATATGGGTCGCTAAGGAGTACCCGAAGTGGCAACATATGATTTTGAGTACTCTCAAGGAGTTAAATGGG CCTTCAGGTCTCCCCGATAACAAAGTATTATCAACAAAACTTTCTGCTATAAacgatcttaaaaaatatatgaaaagagtGATGCCATTCGTTCAAGCCACAAGAGATAATCTACAAAAGATTGGTCCCGAAGCACTCTCTGTTGCCTTGCCCTTTGATGAGGCCCAACTGCTTGaagataacaaacaatatctgCTGAATACTTTGGAT CTTGACGCAATCGAAGTCAAACATACAGACAGTCCTGATACTCCAGAAAAAACGATAGAAGACTGTGCGCCTGGACTTACAGTGACCTTCACCAACCCCACACCGATGAGTGGATTGTTTACCATTTCTGTGACCCTGGTAGATGGGGATACGGTTGAGAAGATTAAAGCCAAGATCGCTAAAGAGATTAAGGCTATTAaag aCATAAATGCTCTAAAGCTGTGGCGATATCTTGATCCGTCGTTAGGTCCTCGCAAGATTCCAGTAGCAGGCGATCACGTGACAAAATGCGCGGAACTCGTCAATGGCGATGGTATACGCGTACACGTGGAAGCGTCGCGTATAGAACTCGTTCAGAACGGAACGAATATTGACGTCGGCTTACAGTTTGTGTATACTTatgataagtga